A genome region from Streptomyces pratensis includes the following:
- a CDS encoding RNA polymerase sigma-70 factor, with protein sequence MTADAVTDPFEEHRPFLTGVAYRMLGRVADAEDVVQDAWLRWSSAERGDVREPRAFLVRVTTRLAIDRLRHLRSRREAYVGPWLPEPVVTEFGPAVPDSAERAVLADSVSLAVLVVLETLSPLERAVFVLREAFGFPYAEIGATLDRSEAAVRQLAGRAKRHVEQRKPRYDVDPAVRRDLTERFLAAASGGDLEQLLALLAPDVRLVTDSGGKAKAARRIIETADKVGRFLFAVGNELPSGTEVRTVELNGGPALVYSLDGVVDTALQAEVRGGVIRCIYVIRNPDKLAGVSMGQG encoded by the coding sequence GTGACTGCCGACGCCGTGACCGATCCCTTCGAAGAACACCGTCCCTTCCTCACCGGGGTCGCCTACCGCATGCTCGGCCGTGTCGCCGACGCCGAGGACGTGGTGCAGGATGCGTGGCTGCGCTGGTCGTCGGCCGAGCGTGGTGACGTGAGAGAGCCGCGGGCCTTTCTCGTACGGGTCACCACACGCCTGGCCATCGACCGGCTGCGCCATCTGCGGTCCAGGCGCGAGGCGTACGTGGGGCCCTGGCTGCCCGAACCCGTGGTCACCGAATTCGGCCCGGCGGTCCCCGATTCCGCGGAGCGAGCGGTGCTCGCCGACTCCGTGTCCCTCGCGGTGCTGGTAGTCCTCGAGACCCTCTCCCCACTCGAGCGTGCGGTCTTCGTCCTTCGCGAGGCCTTCGGCTTCCCGTACGCCGAGATCGGCGCCACCCTCGACCGGTCCGAAGCAGCGGTGCGGCAGCTCGCCGGCCGCGCCAAACGGCACGTGGAGCAGCGCAAGCCGCGGTACGACGTGGATCCGGCCGTGCGGCGCGACCTCACGGAGAGATTCCTCGCCGCCGCTTCGGGCGGCGACCTGGAGCAGTTGCTCGCCCTGCTGGCTCCCGATGTGCGCCTGGTCACCGACAGCGGAGGCAAGGCGAAGGCGGCGCGGCGCATCATCGAGACCGCGGACAAGGTCGGCCGCTTCCTCTTCGCCGTCGGGAACGAGCTGCCTTCCGGTACCGAGGTGAGGACCGTGGAGCTCAACGGCGGCCCTGCTCTGGTGTACAGCTTGGACGGGGTGGTGGACACGGCTCTCCAGGCGGAGGTCAGGGGCGGGGTCATCCGATGCATCTACGTCATCCGCAACCCGGACAAGCTCGCCGGGGTGTCCATGGGCCAGGGCTGA
- a CDS encoding ROK family transcriptional regulator produces MGRLTGGDPSLLRRINSAVVLHALRGADSPTLTDLTRITGLSRPTVEGVVEGLFAAGLVVEALPDDSGARRQGRPARRFRFRAEAGYLLGVEIGSHRVSALLSGLDGRIVGAGSRDVSEAACADDRIDQVRAVIADVLRRTGVARSSLRAVGVGSPGIVEADGTVRLGTALPDWTGLALGERLRRSFKCPVLVENDANAAAVAEHWKGAAIESDDIVFVLAGLSPGAGSLIGGRLHRGFGGAAGEIGALHLLGRDVTPEHLLSTTDTPLDPLDERAVAAVFTKAREGDAGAQAAVARFIQRLVHDVAALVLALDPELVVIGGWAAGLDGVLDPLRDELARYCLRPPRVTLSLLGEAAVATGALRLALDHVEEQLFAVEGTVTARR; encoded by the coding sequence GTGGGCCGGCTGACCGGTGGTGACCCGTCTCTGCTGCGGAGGATCAATTCCGCGGTGGTGCTGCACGCCCTGCGAGGGGCGGATTCGCCCACACTCACGGATCTGACGAGGATCACAGGTCTCTCGCGTCCCACCGTCGAGGGTGTCGTCGAAGGGCTCTTCGCGGCGGGCCTGGTGGTGGAGGCACTGCCCGATGACAGCGGGGCCAGGCGCCAGGGCCGCCCCGCCAGGCGATTCAGGTTCCGTGCCGAGGCCGGGTATCTGCTGGGTGTCGAGATCGGCTCGCACCGCGTATCGGCCCTGCTGTCCGGCCTCGACGGCCGGATCGTGGGCGCGGGCTCCCGCGACGTATCCGAGGCGGCGTGCGCGGACGACAGGATCGACCAGGTCAGAGCTGTGATCGCCGATGTACTGCGGCGCACCGGTGTGGCACGGAGCAGCTTGCGAGCGGTCGGGGTCGGCAGCCCCGGCATCGTCGAGGCGGACGGCACCGTGCGCCTGGGAACGGCGCTGCCGGACTGGACGGGGCTCGCGCTCGGCGAGAGACTGCGGCGTTCTTTCAAATGCCCGGTCCTGGTGGAGAACGACGCCAACGCCGCAGCCGTGGCGGAACACTGGAAGGGTGCGGCGATCGAGTCCGACGACATCGTCTTCGTCCTGGCGGGCTTGAGCCCAGGCGCGGGATCGTTGATCGGCGGACGGCTGCACCGGGGGTTCGGCGGTGCGGCCGGAGAGATCGGCGCGCTGCATCTCCTGGGCCGTGATGTCACTCCGGAACACCTTCTCTCCACGACGGACACTCCGCTCGACCCTCTGGACGAGCGCGCCGTCGCCGCAGTCTTCACCAAGGCCAGGGAGGGCGACGCCGGTGCCCAGGCCGCCGTCGCGCGATTCATACAACGGCTGGTGCACGATGTCGCCGCCTTGGTGTTGGCGCTGGACCCGGAGCTGGTGGTGATCGGCGGGTGGGCCGCCGGCCTGGACGGCGTGCTCGATCCGCTCCGCGACGAGCTCGCGCGCTACTGTCTGCGCCCACCTCGTGTGACTCTTTCGCTCCTCGGCGAGGCAGCCGTCGCGACCGGTGCGCTGCGGCTGGCACTCGATCATGTGGAGGAGCAGCTCTTCGCCGTGGAAGGAACGGTGACGGCCCGCCGCTGA
- a CDS encoding PLP-dependent transferase, producing MDTEATSLTSQPSFRSRALATEAVHAGRDDLASLGLHAAPIDLSTTYPSYDSRGEAARIDAFAATGARPDGPPVYARLDNPTTARFETALARLEGAASAVAFASGMAALTAVLLARASLGLRHVVAVRPLYGCSDHLLGEGLLGTEVTWTDPAGIAEAIRPDTGLVMVETPANPTLAEIDIQAVAHSCGSVPLLVDNTFATPVLQRPIELGARIVLHSATKYLGGHGDVMGGVVACDEEFAAVLRKVRFATGGVLHPMAGYLLLRGLSTLPVRIRAASASAAELARRLAADPRVARVHYPEVGGAMVSFEVFGDPHGIIAGVRLITPAVSLGSVDTLIQHPASISHRIVGEGDRRAAGVGDRLLRMSVGLEDVEDLWADLCQALSAASAAPSARSGGAAGTQTEPPSGSPVPSSAGRTAGQEPRTAGR from the coding sequence ATGGACACCGAAGCCACCTCGCTGACATCCCAGCCCTCCTTCCGGTCCAGGGCGCTCGCCACCGAAGCCGTGCACGCCGGACGCGACGATCTCGCCTCTCTCGGTCTGCACGCCGCGCCGATCGATCTGTCCACCACCTATCCCTCGTACGACTCCCGTGGCGAGGCTGCGCGCATCGACGCCTTCGCCGCCACAGGAGCCAGGCCCGACGGGCCGCCCGTGTACGCACGGCTGGACAACCCCACGACAGCCCGCTTCGAGACGGCACTGGCCCGGCTCGAAGGCGCCGCGAGCGCGGTCGCCTTCGCCAGCGGGATGGCGGCGCTCACCGCCGTCCTGCTGGCCCGCGCAAGCCTGGGGCTGCGGCACGTGGTCGCGGTGCGACCGCTCTACGGCTGTAGCGACCACCTTCTGGGCGAGGGGCTGCTGGGCACTGAGGTGACCTGGACGGATCCGGCCGGCATCGCCGAAGCTATCCGTCCGGACACCGGGCTCGTGATGGTCGAGACGCCGGCCAACCCGACGCTGGCCGAGATCGACATCCAGGCCGTGGCGCACTCCTGCGGCTCCGTGCCGCTCCTCGTCGACAACACCTTCGCCACGCCCGTGCTGCAGCGGCCCATCGAACTCGGGGCCCGGATCGTGTTGCACAGCGCCACCAAATACCTGGGTGGTCACGGCGATGTGATGGGCGGGGTCGTCGCCTGCGACGAGGAGTTCGCCGCGGTCCTGCGGAAGGTGCGGTTCGCCACCGGGGGCGTGCTGCATCCGATGGCCGGCTATCTGCTGCTGCGCGGGCTGTCCACGCTGCCGGTGCGGATCCGGGCCGCTTCGGCATCGGCGGCGGAACTGGCCCGGAGGCTCGCGGCCGACCCGCGCGTCGCGCGGGTGCACTACCCGGAGGTGGGTGGCGCGATGGTGTCCTTCGAGGTGTTCGGGGACCCCCACGGGATCATCGCGGGAGTCCGGCTGATCACTCCCGCCGTGAGCCTCGGCAGCGTGGACACTCTCATCCAGCATCCGGCCTCCATCAGCCACCGCATCGTGGGTGAGGGAGACCGGAGGGCCGCGGGTGTCGGGGACCGGCTGCTGCGCATGTCGGTCGGACTCGAGGACGTCGAGGACCTCTGGGCTGATCTGTGTCAGGCGCTCAGCGCCGCGAGCGCTGCTCCGTCTGCTCGCTCCGGGGGAGCGGCCGGGACGCAGACGGAGCCCCCGAGCGGGTCACCGGTTCCGTCGTCGGCCGGTCGGACTGCTGGGCAGGAACCGCGGACAGCCGGGCGGTGA
- a CDS encoding alpha/beta fold hydrolase: MATTVSFAVGSPAGRRVVSVSYERKGSGEPLVLLHGIGHHRQAWDPVLRILAAERDVIAVDLPGFGGSPALPDGLAYDLRTMVPMLGSFFEALGVVRPHVAGNSLGGLLALELGREKMVRSVTALSPAGFWTRSERRYAFGVLRAMRGAALSMPMPMIERLSRSSPGRTALTSTIYARPGRRSPAAVVSETVALREATGFRQTLEAGLSVAFTDDVPDVPVSIAWGSKDRLLLRRQGVRAKHAIPGARLVRLPRCGHVPMNDDPAAVARVILDTSR; the protein is encoded by the coding sequence ATGGCCACCACGGTCTCGTTCGCAGTCGGCTCCCCCGCCGGCCGCCGCGTCGTCAGTGTGTCGTACGAGCGGAAGGGGTCCGGCGAGCCTTTGGTGCTGCTGCACGGAATCGGCCATCACCGTCAGGCATGGGACCCGGTCCTGCGCATCCTGGCGGCCGAGCGCGACGTCATAGCCGTCGACCTGCCCGGGTTCGGCGGCTCGCCGGCCCTGCCGGACGGGCTCGCCTACGATCTGCGGACCATGGTCCCGATGCTCGGCTCGTTCTTCGAAGCTCTCGGCGTGGTGCGACCGCATGTCGCCGGGAACTCTCTCGGGGGTCTGCTGGCCCTGGAGTTGGGCCGCGAGAAGATGGTGCGCTCGGTGACGGCGCTGTCCCCGGCCGGGTTCTGGACACGGAGTGAGCGCCGCTACGCCTTCGGAGTGCTGCGGGCGATGCGCGGAGCGGCCCTCTCCATGCCGATGCCGATGATCGAGCGGCTTTCGAGGAGCTCGCCCGGCCGCACCGCGCTCACCAGCACCATCTACGCACGCCCCGGTCGCCGTTCACCGGCTGCGGTCGTGTCGGAGACCGTCGCCCTGCGCGAGGCCACCGGCTTCCGTCAGACCCTGGAGGCCGGCCTGTCCGTCGCGTTCACCGACGACGTGCCGGACGTCCCCGTCAGCATCGCCTGGGGGAGCAAGGACCGTCTGCTTCTGCGCCGGCAGGGCGTCAGGGCCAAGCACGCGATCCCCGGTGCGCGTCTCGTCCGCCTTCCGCGTTGCGGGCACGTCCCGATGAACGACGACCCCGCCGCCGTGGCGCGAGTCATCCTCGACACGAGTCGCTGA
- a CDS encoding PLP-dependent aminotransferase family protein produces MTSSGTNPPPGPASADGGSSASAAWELLLPAVSAPARRRGRALQSALRDAVRSGRLPAGTRLPASRELAADLGVSRGLVTEAYEQLTAESYLRSGRGAGTWVSGAVRPAAMVARDMSPRAPGVQVDFRPGTPDLALFPRSAWSAAHRSVLDRLPHSSLGYPDPRGLPELRVALASLLTRRRGVVADPERVVVCSGVAQATTLLGFVLRERGAAAVGVEDPGSPEHASLFASTGLTTIPLPLDDGGLAVGPLLRSGVRAVVTTPAHQFPTGIAYSAARRGALLDWARATSGLIMEDDYDGDFRYDRAPVGALQGLDPEHVVYTGSVSKSLAPGLRLGWLIAPASMTAEVVARKRTMDLGNPSVDQAVLAEFITGGGYDRQLRRCQRAYRERRDALTGALAEHFPGTEVSGIAAGLHIIAGLPEQAGPQDEFLRRAAAAGVALRPLSHCTADGAEDGTVRLVLGYAHLTPAAVEDGVRLLAQATRR; encoded by the coding sequence ATGACCTCTTCGGGGACCAATCCACCGCCCGGCCCGGCCTCGGCGGACGGCGGGTCGAGTGCCTCCGCGGCCTGGGAACTGCTGCTCCCCGCCGTTTCCGCCCCGGCGCGCCGACGAGGACGCGCGCTGCAGTCGGCTCTTCGCGACGCGGTGCGTTCGGGCCGTCTGCCGGCAGGGACCCGTCTTCCGGCAAGCCGTGAACTAGCCGCCGACCTCGGGGTGTCGCGCGGCTTGGTGACCGAGGCGTACGAACAGCTGACGGCGGAGAGCTACCTCCGGTCCGGCCGGGGTGCGGGTACGTGGGTCAGCGGCGCGGTCCGGCCCGCCGCCATGGTGGCGCGGGACATGTCGCCCCGCGCGCCGGGCGTACAGGTGGACTTCCGTCCGGGCACCCCTGACCTCGCGCTGTTCCCGCGGAGCGCCTGGTCGGCAGCTCACCGGTCGGTCCTGGACCGGCTGCCGCACAGCTCTCTGGGCTATCCGGATCCACGCGGTCTTCCGGAGCTGCGCGTGGCACTGGCGTCGCTGCTCACGAGACGCCGAGGTGTGGTGGCCGACCCGGAGCGGGTGGTCGTGTGTTCGGGGGTGGCGCAGGCGACGACTCTGCTCGGCTTCGTCCTGCGTGAGCGTGGTGCGGCAGCGGTCGGAGTCGAGGACCCCGGAAGCCCCGAGCACGCCTCGCTGTTCGCCTCGACCGGCTTGACGACGATTCCCCTGCCGCTCGACGACGGAGGCCTTGCCGTGGGCCCGCTGCTGCGCTCCGGGGTGCGCGCGGTGGTCACGACCCCGGCTCATCAGTTCCCCACCGGCATCGCGTACTCCGCCGCCCGGCGCGGTGCGCTCCTCGACTGGGCGCGGGCCACCTCGGGGCTGATCATGGAGGACGACTACGACGGTGACTTCCGCTACGACCGGGCCCCGGTCGGCGCCTTGCAGGGACTGGATCCGGAACACGTCGTCTACACCGGGTCGGTCAGCAAGTCCCTGGCCCCCGGACTGCGGCTGGGCTGGCTGATCGCCCCGGCGTCGATGACCGCCGAGGTGGTCGCCCGTAAACGCACCATGGACCTCGGTAACCCGTCGGTGGACCAGGCGGTGCTGGCGGAGTTCATCACGGGAGGCGGCTACGACCGGCAGCTGCGCCGCTGTCAGCGCGCGTACCGTGAACGCCGGGACGCCCTCACGGGAGCGCTGGCCGAGCACTTTCCCGGGACGGAGGTCAGCGGGATCGCCGCGGGCCTGCACATCATCGCCGGGCTGCCCGAACAGGCCGGACCGCAGGACGAGTTCCTGCGGCGGGCGGCCGCCGCAGGTGTCGCGCTGCGTCCGCTGAGCCACTGCACGGCGGACGGCGCGGAGGACGGCACGGTCCGCCTCGTTCTCGGTTACGCGCATCTGACACCGGCCGCCGTCGAGGACGGTGTCCGGCTTCTGGCCCAGGCGACCCGAAGGTGA
- a CDS encoding Lrp/AsnC family transcriptional regulator, whose protein sequence is MSESVALDPVDLHILRLLQNDARTTYRELAAEVGVAPSTCLDRVARLRRSGVILGHRLRLDPARLGRGLEALLLVQVRPHRRELIGPFVERIRALPESRAFFHLTGPDDYLVHVAVADPTDLQRLVLDEFTSRREVARVETRLIFQQWECGPLMPPTAAVRNPAAPETRPGSSTA, encoded by the coding sequence ATGTCTGAATCCGTCGCTCTGGATCCGGTCGATCTGCACATTCTGCGCCTCCTGCAGAACGATGCACGGACGACCTACCGCGAGCTGGCCGCCGAGGTCGGAGTGGCCCCGTCCACATGTCTGGACCGCGTGGCACGGTTGCGCCGGTCCGGTGTGATCCTCGGGCACCGGTTGCGGCTGGATCCGGCGCGGCTCGGCCGTGGCCTGGAAGCGCTGCTGCTGGTCCAGGTCCGGCCACATCGCAGGGAGCTCATCGGACCCTTCGTCGAACGCATCAGGGCGCTGCCGGAGTCCCGGGCGTTCTTCCACCTCACCGGTCCCGACGACTACCTCGTGCACGTCGCCGTCGCCGACCCGACGGACCTCCAGCGCCTGGTACTGGACGAATTCACCTCACGCCGTGAGGTGGCACGGGTGGAGACCCGGCTGATCTTCCAGCAGTGGGAATGCGGCCCCCTGATGCCGCCCACGGCGGCCGTCCGGAATCCGGCAGCCCCCGAGACGCGTCCCGGCTCCTCCACCGCGTGA
- a CDS encoding alkaline phosphatase D family protein: MSNRPFVPVTGRRTVLRGSLMASAAVAVPAAVSAAPAFALSGRPSASWGVQVGDVTSSSAVVWVRSDRPARMVVETSATESFRRARTWHGPLIGARTDFTGTTPLHGLPAGEQVHYRVTLEDPHDPRRTGKPVYGTFRTAPARRRDGVRFLWSGDIAGQGWGINPDIGGYRVYDEMRRLDPDFFLCSGDNIYADGVLEPSVTLPDGRTWRNITTPEKSKVAETLDEYRGNFRYNLLDDNLRAFNAQVPSVIQWDDHEVRNNWYPGQILDDVRYTEKNVDLLAARSMRAFREYFPAPTPRGTRNERRMHRVVRHGPLLDVFVLDMRSFRNANSPGRQPDDTTGILGAEQLRWLKRELSQSRAVWKVIAADMPLGLVVPDGATDFEAIAQGDPGAPLGRELQIAELLRHIKHRRITGTVWLTADVHYTSAQHYAPERAAFKDFAPFWEFVSGPLAAGGFPANALDGTFGPERVFVRAPDRANVSPMESPQFFGEVDIEGGSGELTVRLRAQGGGVLFSKVLQPGRTGQ; encoded by the coding sequence ATGTCGAACCGTCCCTTCGTCCCGGTCACGGGCCGCCGCACCGTGCTGCGCGGCTCGCTCATGGCCTCGGCTGCGGTTGCTGTGCCCGCAGCCGTCAGCGCCGCGCCCGCGTTCGCGCTGTCTGGCAGGCCCAGCGCCTCGTGGGGCGTACAGGTCGGTGATGTCACCTCGTCGTCCGCCGTTGTCTGGGTACGTTCGGACCGCCCCGCCCGGATGGTGGTGGAGACATCCGCCACCGAGTCCTTCCGCCGCGCCCGCACGTGGCACGGTCCGCTGATCGGCGCCCGTACGGACTTCACCGGGACCACTCCGCTCCACGGGCTGCCGGCCGGCGAGCAGGTGCACTACCGCGTCACTCTCGAGGACCCGCACGACCCCCGCCGCACCGGCAAGCCGGTGTACGGAACCTTCCGCACGGCTCCGGCCCGCCGTCGTGACGGGGTGCGGTTCCTCTGGTCCGGCGACATCGCGGGACAGGGCTGGGGCATCAACCCCGACATCGGCGGCTACCGGGTGTATGACGAGATGCGCCGCCTGGACCCGGACTTCTTCCTGTGCAGCGGGGACAACATCTACGCGGACGGGGTGCTCGAACCGAGCGTGACACTGCCCGACGGGCGGACCTGGCGCAACATCACGACCCCGGAGAAGTCGAAGGTCGCCGAGACCCTGGACGAGTACCGCGGAAACTTCCGGTACAACCTGCTCGACGACAACCTTCGGGCGTTCAACGCGCAGGTCCCCTCTGTCATCCAGTGGGACGACCACGAGGTCCGCAACAACTGGTACCCGGGACAGATCCTCGACGACGTCCGCTACACCGAGAAGAACGTGGATCTGCTGGCGGCGCGTTCGATGCGGGCGTTCCGCGAGTACTTCCCGGCACCCACGCCGCGGGGAACGCGGAACGAGCGGCGCATGCACCGCGTCGTGCGGCACGGACCGCTGCTCGACGTGTTCGTGCTGGACATGAGGTCCTTCCGCAACGCCAATTCCCCCGGACGGCAGCCCGACGACACCACGGGCATCCTGGGCGCCGAGCAGCTGCGCTGGCTGAAGCGCGAGTTGTCGCAGTCCCGGGCGGTGTGGAAGGTGATCGCCGCAGACATGCCTCTGGGGCTGGTGGTCCCGGACGGTGCCACTGACTTCGAGGCGATCGCACAGGGCGACCCCGGCGCGCCGCTGGGGCGGGAGCTGCAGATCGCCGAGTTGCTGCGCCACATCAAGCACCGTCGTATCACCGGGACCGTCTGGCTGACCGCCGATGTGCACTACACCTCGGCTCAGCACTACGCTCCCGAGCGCGCGGCCTTCAAGGACTTCGCGCCGTTCTGGGAGTTCGTCTCCGGCCCGCTGGCCGCGGGCGGCTTCCCCGCCAACGCGCTGGACGGGACGTTCGGCCCTGAGCGGGTCTTCGTCCGGGCACCGGACCGGGCGAACGTCTCCCCGATGGAGTCACCGCAGTTCTTCGGCGAGGTCGACATCGAGGGCGGGAGCGGGGAACTGACCGTACGGCTTCGTGCGCAGGGCGGCGGTGTCCTGTTCAGCAAGGTCCTGCAGCCGGGGCGCACCGGCCAGTGA
- a CDS encoding GntR family transcriptional regulator, which translates to MGTTQLEAVQEPKYWHLKTVLSEALDSDFAVGEVLPNERDLAARFGVARATLRQALEQLELEGRLQRRRGVGTTVAPPRVGVAVATAQHDWAGDDTDGAWQPIECTTCTAPAAVAAMLDAEAGEPVHVVRRTRVAHGQAVAAELLYVPASSVPALSAIEAPSGPARARSVLRELHRLGLDGQDRSVELGSARADDAKELDRLPGAPVLVVTTRYLAAVSTAAVSVATYRADTCRLTFGDSGALEIRHDEQERKAS; encoded by the coding sequence GTGGGGACCACGCAGCTGGAAGCGGTGCAGGAGCCGAAGTACTGGCACCTCAAGACCGTGCTCAGTGAGGCACTCGACTCGGACTTCGCGGTTGGCGAGGTGCTGCCCAACGAGCGTGACCTCGCGGCCCGCTTCGGTGTCGCCCGGGCGACACTCCGTCAGGCGCTGGAGCAGCTCGAACTCGAAGGAAGGCTGCAGCGGCGCCGCGGTGTGGGCACGACCGTCGCCCCGCCCAGGGTCGGAGTAGCCGTCGCCACCGCACAGCACGACTGGGCGGGGGATGACACGGACGGGGCGTGGCAGCCCATCGAGTGCACCACCTGCACCGCTCCCGCCGCAGTCGCCGCCATGCTCGACGCGGAGGCCGGAGAGCCGGTGCACGTCGTGCGCCGTACCCGTGTCGCCCACGGGCAGGCCGTGGCCGCGGAACTCCTCTACGTCCCGGCGTCGTCCGTGCCCGCCCTGTCAGCCATCGAAGCGCCGTCGGGGCCCGCCCGGGCCCGAAGCGTGCTGAGGGAGCTGCACCGCCTCGGCCTCGACGGCCAGGACCGCTCGGTCGAGCTCGGGTCGGCCCGCGCGGACGATGCGAAGGAGCTGGACCGGCTCCCGGGCGCTCCGGTCCTGGTGGTCACCACTCGATATCTCGCCGCCGTCAGCACTGCGGCTGTCTCCGTCGCCACATACCGGGCTGACACCTGCCGGCTCACCTTCGGGGACTCCGGGGCGCTGGAGATCCGCCACGACGAGCAGGAGCGCAAGGCCTCCTGA
- a CDS encoding DUF885 domain-containing protein, whose protein sequence is MSDTSSSALPRQVADAYVDAYIELDPITGTYLGVAESSRRLPDFSPAGQEAMARLIRSTLVELDASERVPGADTDEERRCARLLRERLTAELSVHEAEEGLRAVSNIHSPAHSLRDVFSATPTATDEDWAAVVDRLRAVPAALEGYRASLALGLERKLPGGPRPTATFIGQLGTWAGEDGPGFFQEFVAEGPASLRTELDDAAGQAAGSLVALRDWMRDVYAPAIEGSPDTVGRERYARWARQFNGTDLDLDEAYAYGWSEYHRLLAEMKTEADKILPGAGPWEALAHLDVHGKHIEGVDEVRVWLQSLMDEAIEALDGTHFELAERVRKVESRIAPAGGAAAPYYTGPSEDFSRPGRTWLPTMGETRFPVYDLVSTWYHEGVPGHHLQIAQWTHVAESLSRYQASVGQVSANAEGWALYAERLMDELGFLPDAERRLGYLDAQMMRACRVIVDIGMHLELEIPADSPFHPGERWTPALAEEFFGSHSGRPADFVESELTRYLSMPGQAIGYKLGERAWLLGRENARKAHGEAFDLKAWHMAALSQGSLGLDDLVDELSRL, encoded by the coding sequence ATGTCAGACACTTCGAGCAGCGCACTGCCGCGCCAGGTCGCCGACGCCTACGTCGACGCGTACATCGAACTCGACCCGATCACCGGTACCTATCTCGGTGTCGCGGAAAGCTCCCGCCGGCTGCCCGATTTCTCGCCCGCGGGTCAGGAGGCCATGGCCCGCCTCATCCGCAGCACCCTCGTGGAACTCGACGCGTCGGAGCGGGTGCCGGGCGCGGACACCGACGAGGAGAGGCGTTGCGCACGACTGCTGCGGGAACGACTGACGGCCGAGCTCTCCGTCCACGAGGCCGAGGAGGGCCTGCGGGCCGTCTCCAACATCCACTCGCCGGCGCACAGTCTCCGTGATGTGTTCTCGGCGACACCGACGGCGACGGACGAGGACTGGGCCGCGGTCGTGGACCGCCTGCGGGCCGTACCTGCCGCTCTGGAGGGGTATCGCGCCTCGCTCGCGCTCGGTCTGGAGCGCAAGCTCCCCGGCGGGCCTCGGCCGACCGCGACGTTCATCGGTCAGCTGGGCACCTGGGCGGGTGAGGACGGCCCGGGATTCTTCCAGGAGTTCGTGGCCGAGGGGCCCGCGTCGCTGCGCACGGAACTGGACGACGCCGCGGGACAGGCCGCCGGGTCACTGGTCGCGCTGCGCGACTGGATGAGGGATGTGTACGCCCCCGCGATCGAGGGGTCTCCGGACACCGTCGGCCGGGAGCGCTACGCCCGCTGGGCACGCCAGTTCAACGGCACGGACCTGGACCTCGACGAGGCGTACGCGTACGGCTGGTCCGAATACCACCGGCTGCTGGCCGAGATGAAGACCGAGGCGGACAAGATCCTCCCGGGCGCCGGCCCTTGGGAGGCACTCGCCCATCTCGACGTGCACGGCAAGCACATCGAGGGCGTGGACGAGGTCCGCGTCTGGCTGCAGAGCCTGATGGACGAGGCCATCGAGGCGCTCGACGGCACACACTTCGAACTCGCCGAGCGGGTCCGGAAGGTGGAGTCGCGGATCGCTCCCGCGGGGGGCGCGGCCGCTCCGTACTACACCGGCCCTTCGGAGGACTTCTCGCGGCCCGGCCGCACCTGGCTCCCCACCATGGGCGAGACCCGCTTCCCCGTCTACGACCTGGTGTCCACCTGGTACCACGAGGGCGTGCCCGGCCACCACCTGCAGATCGCGCAGTGGACGCACGTCGCCGAGAGCCTCTCGCGTTACCAGGCGTCTGTCGGCCAGGTCAGCGCCAACGCCGAGGGCTGGGCGCTGTACGCCGAGCGGCTCATGGACGAGCTGGGGTTCCTGCCCGACGCGGAGCGCCGCCTCGGATATCTGGACGCGCAGATGATGCGCGCCTGCCGGGTGATCGTCGACATCGGCATGCATCTGGAACTGGAGATCCCCGCGGACTCGCCCTTCCATCCGGGTGAGCGGTGGACGCCGGCTCTGGCAGAGGAGTTCTTCGGCAGCCACAGCGGCCGGCCCGCCGACTTCGTGGAGAGCGAGCTGACCCGCTACCTGTCGATGCCGGGGCAGGCCATCGGCTACAAGCTGGGCGAGCGGGCCTGGCTGCTGGGCCGGGAGAACGCCCGGAAGGCACACGGCGAGGCGTTCGACCTCAAGGCCTGGCACATGGCGGCCCTTTCGCAGGGGTCGCTCGGCCTCGACGACCTGGTGGACGAGTTGTCCAGGCTCTGA